CCGTTTCCGCACTCGCATGCTCGACGATGCCCGGCTCTGCCCGAGGGGCCGGCCGGATGAAGCTCGAGTGCGCCCGCGCGTACCGCACCACCTCACGCGGACAGCGGAAGGACACGCTCAGCGGAAGTTCGAGGGCATCCACGCGCTCCTTGAGGCGGGACAGCGCCATGGGGTCAGCCCCCGCCCAGGTGTAGATCGACTGGTCGCTGTCCCCCACGAAGATCAGACGGCCAGGGGACGCTGCCGCGCCACGCAGGCCCAGCAGGTGCAGCACGTACCGCTGCCGTAGTGGCGTGAGGTCCTGCGCCTCGTCGACGAGTGCCAGGGACAGGCTCCCAGCCCCGTACCCGAACGTCACCGGCAGCCACAGCAGGTCCGTAAAGTCCGCCGCGCCCGCGTCCGACCAGAGATCCGCGCCCACCTGATGGAACACGGGGATCAAGTCCACCAGCTCGTCGGGCGCCGCGGGCCACTGCGCCCGGTCCGCCAGCCACTTCGCCTGCTCAGGCGTCGGGACGTGCAGGCCTTCCTCGCGCGCGATCGTCCACGCCCGCGCAGCCGGTGCATGGAGCTGCGTGTGGTCCGGGATCACCGTGGACGCGACCAGGCGGCCCTTCTCGTCGAGGATCTGCAAGGGGCTGTTCAGCTGCTGCTGCAGGAGGCGGAATCCATGCGCATGCAGCGTCAGGGCGCGCACCCGGGCCGGTAAGCGAGGCTGGAGGTCCGAGACGGCGTGCCGGTTGTACGCGAAGTACACGCCACGCTCCTCCAGGTGCCACGCCGCCTCCGTCAACGTCGTCGTCTTCCCCGCTCCGGCGGTCGCCCGCAGGAACAGGTGTCGTCTCGACGTCGTGACGGCCGTCATGAATGCGCGCTGTTCCGGGGTGAAGTGCAGGGGAATGGGCCTGGACATGCGGGAACCTCCTGCCTTCACCGTATGCGGCGTAGGGGTGATCACGCTACGGCGATCACCCTCACCGTTCACCGGCGCCTCGACGTCGCTGGACGCCATGCGAACATGCCCGCCAGATGGCGGGCAAGCCTGGACCTCCTGCACGTGCACCTGATCCTGAGCATGCACCCTGAACGCGAACGTCGCCCCCACCGGACCACCCTGCGCCAGGCCCAGCACCACCAGGGCCCGCATCACCCCCAGCGCCCCCGCCGAATCCATGTCCAGCGCCCGCGCAAACATCCCCAGCAGCCCACTGCGCCCAGAGAGCAGCCGCGCGGCCGCCTCCACCTCCAGCAGACCCGCTGCCGGCACCCACGCCACGGGCGCGATGTACCCCGCCCGACCCGAGCGCGTCTCCAGGCCCCCCGGCACCTCCACGGACAGCCACGCCGCCGTGAGTTCCGCCAGCACTTCTCCTGCCCGCGCTTCCCCGACGAGTCTGGTCAGGGCCACCTGGGACAGCCGTCCATCCTGGGAGAGCCGGTCGTACGCAAGTTGCGCGTCCGCGCTCAGGGTCGGCACTGCGAACCGGGCGTCCGGCGGCGTCAGTGGAGGGGTGAAGGGGATCGGGTCGGGGATTGAGGGGATCGGGCGGGCGCGTGGGGCAGTCTTGGGCATGATGGGGTCTCCTGAACGCCACGGCTGAGCGCGTGGGGTTGCAGCGCGGCCTGGCCCCACCGCATCGGTGGGGCCACCCCTGAAGCGAAGGCATGCGGGAGGGGAAGAGGCACGGTCCTCTCCCCCACTCGCGGGTCAGTCGGCGGCGTTCTCCTGCGCGGGCCCCACCGCGTGCCGCTGCCGCTGCCCGCCCGGCAGGCTGAATTCCGGCATGGCCTTCCCGCCACCCCGAAACATGATCAGCGTCCGGTACTTGAACTCCCCGTTGGATTCCTCCACGAGGTGTTCCGGGTCGGTCTCCCGGGCCCCGCGGCTGTACTTCAGGGCCTGAGGTAATTTCATCTTCCTGGAGTCCACGGCTTCGAGCTCCCTGAGCTTGTAGAAGCTGCCGTCGTGAATCACGCCCCGGTCTCCATCCGGGCTCGTCCACGGGGTCGCGCCGATCAGCGACCAGTCGAACGTGTCGTGCTGCGCGTACGGCAACTGAAGGCCGCCGCACGGGATCTCCCCCTCGGGGCGGTACCCTCGCCGTCCGTACTCGCGTTGCAGGGCGCGCAGGTCCTGCGGGGTATTCGCGTACACGGTGATGCGGGTGCCGATGGCGTCGACCAGCACGAGGCTGCTGCGGTGCGGAATCTCGTTCATGGGGTGCTCCTGGAATGAGGACGAAACGGGCGTGATCGGCGTGCGACACGCGTGAACCCCTCTGCCCTGGCCTGCCCCACGGGCAGGCCACCCCTGACCACCGGGCCGAGCGTGACCACATGTGTGTGCACTCGTCACCCCTACGCACGGGACGCTCTGGTCATGTCCCTGCCCCCACACCCCCACGGTGGCGCGCCCGTTCCCGGCGTGTTCGCCCTCCTGCGCACCCACGACGCCCCCGGCGGCCCCGTCCACACCCCACTGCACGTCCTGCACTGCCCGGAAGAGAACGCCCTGCGGGTCGCGCATCTCCTGAACACGCAGGCCGGCCAGGTCCGGTACCACGTCCAGCCCCTGACGGCCCTGAATGAGCAGGATCTCGTCGAGGAGACCCTGCACGTCACCACCGTCCGCTTCACCCTGGCCACCGGCGGCGTCCGGTACAGCGTCAGTCAGACCCGCCACCTCAGTGTCCAGGCCTTCCACCCGCCCCTGGACACGCCCACCGCGCAGGGCGGCGGTTTCGCCCCGCACCTGACGGTGACCACTCGTGACCCCCAGTCGGGACTCCACCTCGCCCGTCAAGTGCAGGGCGTCCGCTTGTGCGGCGTTCACCCGGCCCTCGCAGCGTGGGTGCGCCACTGGACGGCGTGCGCCGTCACCGGGCGCATGGGGGCGTGGCCGCACGCCCAGTTCCCGGGCGTGCACGTCGTCTGGGCGCACCCCACCGGTATGTTTTTCGTCGTGAACGCGGACGGGCTCAGTGTGCCCGCCGCCTTCCTGCAGGAGCGCGCGGGTGAACTCGTCGGACCGGGCGTGGTCTTGCCCCTGGCGGCCCTGTTTGTGCAGAGTAGACCTATGACTCGTACTGGTGTGGCCTCGTGACGGCCGATCAGGAGACCTTCCTGATTGCCGCTGCGCTTCTCGTGAGTGTCCTGCTGGCCGTCCTGTTCCCCCTCCCGCTCCTGCACTGGGCGGTCCTGCTGGCCTGTGGGTTCGTCGTGGCGCTGGCCCTGCTGAACGTGTGGACGCTTGGTTTTGTTCGGCCCGGCGAGCGGGTCACAGCGGCCCTCGGACGCATGCCTGTGTACCTCACTGGCGGTGTGGCTGCCGCAGGCCTCGTCACGCTGCTCCTCTGATCTCGACTTCAGTCCACGGGGTGCCAGGGGTTCACCTGGCCAAGCGCGGTCTTCCGGTGAATGCGCGCGTCGATGTCTGACAGCTGCCGCAGCGTCTGGGCGTGCTCTGGCCAGATCTCGTCCAGGATGATCAGGAGTGCGCCCTCGGGAAGCGCGCGGCGCAGCGCCGTGAGCCAGTGATCGCTCGTGTGCATGGCCCGCCGCAGGCTCGGCGCGAGCGCCCGCAGGCGGCGCAATTGACGCAGCGCAGCGGGATAGGTCTCTGGGCAGTGGGACTTCATCGCGCGGCGGAACTGCTCACCGCGTACGGCGGCTGCCGCCTCCAGGGCCCCGAGTCGCTCTCGCAGGTCCTCATTCAGCCGGACTTGATGATCAGGGCGGCGGTCGCGCAGGACGCCAGTCCGGATCAGGTCACCCTCCAGCCCGGCGTCCATGAACAGAGGCAGGCGGGCACGCTGGCGGTCATTCCAGCGCTTGGCGTTGCGTTCGCTGGCCTGCTGGGGGGTGCGGGGCGTTCTCGGCATCCGTGAGACGTGGCCCCGGGGCGGGGCCAGGGCTTCACGCCACCTGGGCGTCCACGTGCTCGGGCGTCAGGGCGGTCCGCACATCCTGCGCCAGTTGCGCCGCTGGCAGCACCCAGCTCGCCCAGCGGTTGCGGTACTCGTGCGCCCAGCGGTCCTGCCCCGCGAGCGGTTCTAGGCGCCACATGACCGCCACGCCACTTGGACTGGCCTGCCGAGGGGCCCACAACCCACAGGCGGACACTTCGATGAACACGCCCGTGTCCGCACCGTCCGGCGCAAGGTGAGCGGTCATCTCACCACTCACGGCGACCCCACCCGGATTCCAGTGCACCTTTCCTGGCCAGCCCAGGTGCCGCTGCACGGCCTTCAGGTACCGCCGGGCATCCAGTTCGAACGCGCGCTTGCCTTCCGCGTTGTACCCGACGTATCCCTGGGCGTCCGGGTACTCGCCGAGCAGTCGTTCACCGCTCAGCGCGGTCTTCACTCGGGCCTGCCACTCTTCGCAGCGGGCCCGCCACGTCCCGTCGACGTGCAGACCGGCGGCGGGCGTGAGGTGCCGCGTGAATGTCCGGCTCGCGCGGGCAGCCGCGGGATTGCGGTCCTCTCCCTCCAGGGTCAACGCGGCATTCTCCCCACTCGGGAGGGGATGGTCGAGCAGGTGCACCGTGCCGATCAGGGCCGTCGTGAGTCCCGCCCGGCGGCACGCGGCATAGAGCGTGCGGCCCTCGCGTTCGAGGGCAACGATCTCGCTCCCGGTCGCCTGAGAGAGAGCCTGCGGCAGCCGTTCAGGGCACGCCGGGTCGAGAGTGATCAGCAGCTTTGCCATGACGGCTGCGTGGCCCCCGGAGTGGGGGCCAGGGTTGGTCAGGCGCGGAGCGCGCGGCGGGACTGCATCCAGTCGTGCGCGGCGCTCGCCACCCCGCAACTCGGGCACGTCCACGTCTCGTCCGGCGCCTCGAGGAGCGTGCATTCCACATGCTTCGCGCTGCACCCCGGGCAGGCCACGTGGTACGCACCCACGCTATCCAGCAGTCCGGGCAGTTCCACGCCCAGCACCTCTGCCAGAGCCTCCGGGGCGTACTGGAGAGCCAGCGCGAGACGTTCGAGCGTGGTGGAATCCTGAATGAGCGCACTCAGCTGCACGGTCGTCGAGCGGGGCTGAGATGCTGCTGTCGGGGGCTGGGTGACCTGCTGGTTGTCGTTGGCTTCGATCATGCGTGTCGCGTGGCCCCCGGGAGGGGGCCAGGACTGCAGGGTGCGTCAGCGAGGGGCGGGCGGCAGGATCAACGCCGGGAGTTCCTTCCCCACCGTCTCCGGGAAGGTCGACGGCAGGACCGGGGCCGCCACCGTGGCGTCAGGCGCCGTGAGCGTGATCAGGCCCACCCGGGCGTCCGTGCTGTACTCCACCCACACTGGCGGCTTCTGACCGTGCTGCACCCGCACCCGGTTCAGCCCTTCGGGTGTGAGCGTCCACGTGCTCAGTGTGAGTGGCCCCGCCCCCCGCACCCCATCAAGGGCCTCCAGGGTCGGCAGGAAGCGGGGATCCTTCGACGCGGCGCGCAGGGACGCCGCCACCTGCCGCGCCCGGACCGGGTGGGCGTGCACGTGATCGGCGAGCTGCGCGGCCGTCACCTCGTTCGTCGCGCGGCCGCGCCGGTGCTCCACGAGGCCGATCTCGATGGCGAACATGCGCAGGGTGGTGGGAGACAGGACCTTCAGGGCCTGCCGCAAATTGGTCTTGGTGGTGTGTTTCATAGAGGCGTGGGGGCCAGCAGCAGTTCCCGGGCCAGTGGGGTCTCCCAGAGGGTCAGGACCTCCTGGGCAGCCCGGGCGTCGCCCGTCCGGTTCCACCGGCGCAGCGCCGTCAGGAACGGCGTCAGGCGGGCGTCGTTCAGGGCATCCAGGGCGTCCAGGTGGAAGCAGGTCACCGCTGCTGGGGCCGCATGGTACAGCAGCCGCGCGTCCGACTCGGTGTCCGTCCCGAGGAGGAACCCGGTCGGCTCACCGTCCAGGTACGCGAAGACGCTCAGCCGGCCGATCACCATGGGTTCGCTTTCGAACGTGATCAGGTCCGGCCTGGGGCGCAGGCCGCCCGTCACAGGGGGACCTGCTCGAAGGTGAGGAGGTGCTCGGTGGGCAGGCGGTGCCGGAGGCCCAGTAGCGTCCCGTACCGGACGTCCCGGTACGCGCGTTCCAGTGCGCTGTGCCGGTGCACCCCCCGGAAGATCAGGCGGCCGTCCTCCAGTACCAGGAGCGTGCCCTCGTGCATCAGGTACGCCGGGGCCTCGGGGTGCTCCTGCACGCGACTCGCCAGGGACAGGGCTTCCACCTCGCCGGGCTCCACGCGTTTCAGATGGTCGCCGCAGTACCTGTCTGCGGCGCGGGCACGGGGCGCGTCCTCTGGCAGGATCGGCACGAGACCCTGCTGCTGCGCCGCGACGAGCAGGGCGCACACAGCCATGCAGCGCGTCGCGTCGTGGGCCGTAGGTGGGGTGCCCTGGGGCGTGAGCAGCAGACTCGCCAGGGCGGTCACGCGCGGCTCCCAGCGGAAGGGACGTTGGAGCGGGTGGGGTGCATGGAACCTCCGTACAGGGTGCGGCAGAGGGCGAGCGGGATCAGAACGGACAGGATCGCGGTGAGCATGCGGCTCACGTGGCCCCCGGGCAGGGGGCCAGGACTGGTTACGGGTGCCGGGGGCCCCGGCGGACCTTCACGGCGATGACTGCGGCCGTGAGGGTGCCGAGTGTGGCGAGCAGGCCGACGTACGCGAGGAACAGGGTGAGCAAATTCATGGGCACTCCAGGAGTCAGGCGAGGTCAAGGGCGAGTTCACGCCTCAGAGCGGCCGCGTCCCGCAGGAGGCTCGCGAGCTCCAGGCACAGGTCCGCCCGGCGGTCCAGACGCGTGAGGTCCGGCAGGGGGAGCCCGGACGCCTCGAGGCTCTCCGCGCGCAGCTCGCCCAGCTGCTGGACCGTGCGCTCGTCCGCGAGGGCCTGCTGGTCAAGTTGCTCGGCACTCAGGGGCTGCGGGGCGAGTGGGGTGGGCAGGGCGGCCCGTTCGGCCCGGGCGGCATGGAGGGTGTCCTCGTCGAGAACGTCCAGCAGGGAGATCAGGGCGACCAGATCACCCTCGCAGTGCGCGGCCAGGCGGTGCAGGACCGTCACGCGACCCGCTCCGGTGTGGCGGCCGCGACGGCCGTGATGGCGTCGGCGAGCAGTTGACGGTCGGCGGGCGTGACGTGCAGGGTGACGTCCCCACCGTGCACGCTCAGGGTCAGGCAGGCGGGGTGCAGGGTGACGCTCGCGGGGTCCAGGGGATCGCTGTGGTCCTTGAAGGTACCAACCGCGCCGTCGACCAGGCGGGCGGCGCACGTGGCAGCCCAGGTGGGATGGAAGCCGCCACTGCCCTGCGGCGCCTCGATCACGATGGCTTCCCCGTCGACGTCCTGCCGGTGGGCCACGTGGACGGTCAGGCCGGACGCGAGGGTAAGCGTGACCGTGTGAGTGGCCGCGGCCTGTGGGGCGGCGGGCTGAACGTTGCTGCCGGTCATGCGCGGACCTGGGTGAGGACGAGGCTCTGGGCGCGGGGTTTCTTCACGGCGAGGTTGGCGAGCGTATCCGCGTCCAGATCCCCGGCCGTGGCGAGACGATCGGCTTTCTTCCGGTCGATGGTGGCCACCTCCAGGGTCGCTGCATCCCCGAAGCATTCCCGGAAGCGGTCCAGGGGGTACTCGATGGTGGTCGAGGTGCGCAGTTCCGCCCGGTACAGGTCGGTCTGCACGGTCTCGCCGTCCAGCAGAGCGGCTTTGAGTTCCGCGCCGAGCTGGTCGCGTTCAGCTTCCAAGCCGAGGATGGTGTCGCGGAGGGTGGCGTAGCGGTCGAGCAGGTCGGTCAGGTGGGGGTTGGTCATGGTGTCGGACTCCTTAGGGGGTGAGGGGACGTGGTGGGCAGGCCAGCGAGGTGAAGTCATGGGGTCATCAAGTGCAGTCGGCTGCCGCGCAGGGCGAGAGCGCAGCGGGCTGCACTGAGGGAAGCGAGCAGGTCGTCCGGCGCGTGCTCGGGGTGAGTCCAGAGGTGCGCGGCGTAGGGCGGCACGCCGCGCACCCGGACGCGGACGCCGGGTGGGGCGCGGCCCGCGAGGTCGATCAGGATGCGCAGGGCCGCCAGGGGCCCGTGGGCGACCGCGCGCAGTCCACCGCCGCGGGCGGACGTGCCGTCCGGGTGGTGGCGCAGGCGGACGATCACCCCAGGGGTCGCTGGGGGAAGTGGGGGGAGGTGGACCCGGCGGGCGCGGCGGTGCGTGCGCATGTGCCCGGCGGTGTGGTGCGCGGGGTGGTGGGCGGCGTTCTCGCCCCTGGGAATCCACTGCACGTGCAGGGCGACGCCCCGTTCCGCGGCGAGCTGAAGGAGCTCCTGCGCGGGTTCGGTCAGGGGCGACTTGGACCGCGCGAGTCCCGTCAGGACGTGCGCGGTGGCCAGGCAATCGACATACAGGTGCAGGAGGCCGGGATCGGCGTGCTGGACCGCGAGGCGTGCGGCCTGCAGTTCCGCCTGCTGGGTGGTGTGCGCCCGCGCGCGGTGGTCGTGATGGTCACGCCGTTCACGACGGCCGCCAGGGCGTATACATCCTGAACGGCGAGGCTGGCGTCGGTGTACGCGATCTGGTGTGGCATAGGGTGCACGGTGCCGGACGTGGGGGTGACTGTCACGCGGCCTGCTCCGGCTGGACGGGGGCGGGCTCGGCGAGCCACGTGGCGGGGACGCGGAGCGTGTAGACCGCGAGGCGGAACTGCGCGCGGAACTCGTCACGTGGGAGGAAGCGGCTGCGGCCGTCCCGGCAGAGGATGTCCACGCCGGCCGTGGCGTGCGACAGGCGGTACTCGCAGATGGGCCAGCCGTCCTGGTCGTGCACGCTGACCCGCACGGGCCCACGCGTGAGACCGGCGAGGATTTCGTCGGGGGTGACGGCCGTGAGGACCTCGGGTTCTTTCGCGGCGTAGGCGCGCAGGGCCGTGACGGTGGCCTGGACGCGGCAGGGGTCGCCGGTGAGTTTCAGGGCGCGGCCCGCGGCGAGCAGACGCGCGAGGCGTTTCAGGCGCAGCTGCAGGGCGGGGCGGGCAAGAGCCACCTTGCGGAGGTCCGCGAGGGCCTGCTGAGGGGTGGGAGCGGGCTTGTGGGCGCCGGGGACGCTGATCGTCAGAGGAGTGAGCATGCGCCCGTCCTGGCCCACACCCCCGGTGTGGGCCAGATCTGCGTGTCCAGCCGATATCGTGGTCGGGTGCCACGCCCCCGCGAGTCGCAGCTGTACAGGTCATTCCGACACGTGCGGGAGGACGTCACGTACGTCGTGGAACTCCATCACGACGCGGAGGACCGCCGAACGGCTCACCTGGTGCCGGTGGACGAGGTGGGCGCGTGGGCGGAGGACGTCGTGTTCACGAGTCGACCGGTTCCGGGGCGTGAGCTTCGGGGGGTATCACCGCTGGATCGCGACCTGTTCGTGATCCGGTTGTTCGATGAGCCGGTCAGCCTGGGTGCGCACGGGGAGTGGTTCACCGACCAGGAACTCACTGACGGACCGTGGGTCACCCCCAGGACGCCGCGACTCCCGCCGAAGTGAAGGTCAGTTCAGCAGGCTGACCGCGAGGATGTGTTTGCACAGCTGCACGCCATCCGGGCAGTCGCAGATGAAGGCCTCGCCCTGGCGGGTGACGGTGCGTGCTTGACTCCCGCCGGTGACCGTCCAGCCGTGTGTCGTGGGGGTGACCGTCAAGAGGTGGGCGCGGGCGAGCCGGGCCGGGTCCGCGAGGACCGTCCGGGCGCGGGGCGCGGGGGTGGGTTCGCTCAGGATGAGCGGGCCGTACGCCTGGGCAGCCTGGGTCAGCCGTTCTGCGGTGCGGAGCGTGAATCCGGCAGCGGTGAGCTGCGCGGGGGGCGTGCGGGCGAGCGTGGGGAGATCCGGGACGCCGGCGGCGCTGAGTGCGCGGGCGGTGACCTGCCCGACCCCGCTGAGCAGCGCGAGGGTCGCGGCGCGGGGTGGAAGCTGCGCGGCGAGGCTCACGCGGGTGAGGTTCACGCTGATGCTGGGGGACAGGGCGTGCCAGGCGCTCACGATGCGGAGGGTTTCCTCGCGCAGGGCCGTCAGGGTTGGCTCGTGCAGGCCACTCAGCTCCGCGGCCCCGTCGTCCCCGTGGTGGGTGGTGGCGTGCAGGAGGGCCGCGCCGATCACCGCGTCCGGCGGGGCGGTGCCCGCGTCCAGCGTGCGGGACGGAACGCTCATCAGGGCGTCGACGAGGGTGGCGCGCGACTCGTCCCCGAGGCTGGGCAGGCGGACATGCGCGGCGGCGGCCAGCAGCACGTCCAGCACCGTCGGGTCCTGTGGGAGGGCGCGAACGGCCGCGACGACGGGCACAGGGAGCAGCGCCTGACTGGCCACGCGGCCCAGTGGCGTGACGCTGAGCACGCCCCCATGGTCGGCGAGGGCACCCTGCTGGAGGAGCGTCGCCACGGCGCGGGGGGCGTTCAGGGTGCCGGTGTGCGCCGCGAAGGTCTGCTGGGCCATGCGGGTCGCCTGTGCGCGGGTGCGGGCGTACCCGCCATCCACGCAGCCGAGCAGGAAACCCAGCAGGTGCTCGCCACGGGCCAGGGGACTGCTGAGCGGTTCGAAGCGGCCGCGTTCGTACTGGCCGGGCTGCTCCGCGCGGGTGCCGAGCACCGTGACGTGGGCGCGCGTGGCGCCGGGCCGTCCGGCGCGTCCGGCGCGCTGCCACGCGGCGTTCACGGTCAGTTCCTGCCGACCGTCGGGGCCGAACGTGGTGAGGTCGTACAGAACGACGTGCTCGGCGGGAAGGTTCACGCCGACTTCCAGGGTGGGCGTGGCGATCAGGACGCGGGTGTGGCCCGCCCGGAAGTTCGCCTCGACCTTGGCCCGGGTGTCGGGGGTGAGACCCGCATGGTGCGCGGCGCTGGCGTGCCCGGCCGTCTGGAGCTGCGCGGTGAGATCAGCGGCCCGCTGGCGGCCGTGCACGAACACCAGCGTGGACTCCCCGGGCGTGAGCACCCGCTGGAGGGCGGCGGGTTTGTCGGCGACTGCGCGGACGGTCTTGGCGGTCCAGGTGAGTGGCATCGGTCGGATGCCACCTCCAATGTGGAGGGCGCCCAGCCAGTCGGCGAGCACGCGGGGGTTCCCGCAGGTGGCCGTCAGGGCCAGGACGCGCAGGAGGGGGAGCGTGGCCCGCAGGCGCGTGAGGGCGGCGTCCAGGGCGGCGCCGCGTGCGGGGTCACTGATGGTGTGGATCTCGTCGGTGATCAGGAGGCCCACCCGCGCGAGCCAGGGGTGGTGGCGGCGCCAGCGGCGCGTCACGAGGTCCAGGCGTTCGGGCGTCATGATCAGGACCTGCGCGGCGCGGTACGGGGGGCTGGGCTGGTCGCGGGTGAACGCCTGCACGCGGCCGGGGAGGTCGGCCCAGGTGTGGGCGATCTCGTGCGCGAGGGCCTTGGTAGGCACAGTGACGATGACGCGTTCGCCGTGAGCGAGGGCGTGTCGGGCGGCCTCGCGGGCGAGATGGGTCTTGCCGCTGCCGGTGGGGCTCGTGATCAGGGCGCTGACGGGGAGCGTGGTCACGCCGCACGCCAGGGCGAGATCCGGGCCGGAGAGGCGCGGCGCGGTGCCGGTCACGCGCTCCTCCCGGGCGTGAGGGGTCGCCAGGCGGGGTGCAGGGCGAGGGGTACGTCCGCATGCAGCGCGGTCAGGAGATTCGTGACGGCGAGCCGCAGGCGTTCGTGCGGGGCGGCGTCCGGGATGACCTCGCCCGTCCAGGCGCGGCCATTGGCGGCCATGCGCTGGGGGCTGCTGGAGTCCACGGTGTTCGCGCCGGCCGTGAGGGCCACGTGGATGGAGTCGGGGTGCCCGAGGCCGAACACGTGCAGGGGCAGACCGGCGGGGAGCTGGGCACGGACGGTGCGGATTTCGTGCTGGAGGCGGTCCCGGTCAGCGCTGTGCGGGGCGAGGCCGCCGAGGGCGATGCCGTCCGGTCTCGCGGCAAGGATCCTGGTGAGGTCCTGGCCGGGCTGGACGCTGGCGTACAGGGTGCCGGGGCGGATCTGAGACAGGGCCCACAGGGCATTGCGTTCCCCGAGGTGCAGGCGGCGCGCGCGTTCGTCGCTGCTGGCGGTGCTGGGCACGGGGAAGTCGAGGGTGAAGCACACGGCAGCCCGCGCGGACCGCTGCAGGTCGTACACGTCCAGTGGGGTGAGGGGGGCCGCGCCGGGCACGTGCAGCGCTGCGAACGGTCCGGTGTCCACGACAGTTGCGTGGGCGTCCAGGGCCTGGTACCCGCCGCTGTCGATCATCAGGGGCAGGGCGGGCAGGGGTGCGCCGGGCGCGGCGCGGAGTTCGGCGGCGCTGATGAGCGCGGCGGGCGCGTAGCGCTCCACATACGGCGTGAGCAGGGCGTCGAGCGGAAAGCGGTGGGTCAGGACGGGAATGAAGCCGTGAAGAGTCATCAAGCGCAGGCTGGCCGGGGGGCAATCCCCCCGGCCAGCCCTGGTCAGTCCTGGGGTGTGGGCCGCTCCGGCTTCCAGCCTTCGCCGATGTGCCAGACCTCCGTTACCCGGGACCACCAGGGGGCGCTGGCCCGGTAGGTGGCCAGGGCGCGGGTCGGTGTCAGCGTGGACGCGAATTTCACGCTGCGGTACTGATCGGGTCCGTCGCCCGCCTCGCGGTAGACGATGGCCGTCTGGGCTCGCCGGTCAAAGGCCCGCGCCTCGCGACGCGCGTCGTCGATCTGGAGCAGGCGCTCGATGGCGGTCTCCTCGTCGAACGGCACGGTGAGTTCGGGCCTGCCGTTCCGAGCGGGGTAGGTGTGCGTGCCGAGCGTGGCGACCCACGCGCGGAAGGCGGTCCCGCCTTCACGCGTATCGAAGTGTGCGCAGTTGGGGCCGCCGGTGCCGCCGTTCTCGACGCTGCCGATCCGCTTGCCGTCCTTGTACAGCGTGCCAGTGAAGGCGACGCCGTCGCGGGTGGGGAGGTACTTCACGCCTTTGATGTCGTATCCATTGGGGTTGAACATGGGTTCTCCTGTGGGGGTTGAGTGGCGTCGGGGGGACGTCAGAACGTCAGCGTCCAGGTCCCATCGGGGTTGTGGGCGTACAGCTGCTCGCCGGTGAGCTGGGACGCGTGGCCCATCACGTCAGCGGTGAGCTGCTCGTCCCGGATGATTTCGGCCTGCTCCCGGTCGAAGTTGTGCCCGGCGAGGCGACGCATCAGCCGCCGCCCGACGCGTTCCGTGGGCAGCAGGGCGCGGATGGCGAGCCCGGAGCGTTCGTGCGTGAGGGCCCACCCGGCGTGATCGAGCATGCGGTGCAGCGCGGCGCCGGGCAGGTCAGCGAGGCGGACGCAGGGCACGGTCTGGGTCTGATCGCCCTGCACGGCGCGGACTTCCCCAGGGATGAACCGGGATGGACGTTGTGTGGTCTGGGCCATGCGTGCCCGTGGCCCCCGGGCGTGCCGGGGGCCATCACTTCTGGGCGGGGCGGGCAGCGCTACTTCCGGGTGGGACCGGGCGTCCGAGTGCCGCCCAGGCGTGGCTGGGCCGGTTGGATCGTCGTGGGGTCAGGGTGGGCGGCCAGCAGGTCCGCGATGGCCTGCGGGGCAGTGGCCGCGAGGACGGGGCGGTTCAGCGCTCGGCCCTGTGGGGTGGTCCACCAGGCCGCGAACACGAAGGTGAAGTCCGTGTTCTGCACGCGCAGTTCCACGGTGAGGTGATGGCCGGGCGTCAGGGGGACGTCGAGGCCTGGGGCGGGCGGCAGCAGGACGGGCTGTTGGGCCGCCAGGTGCGTCAGGGCGGCCTCGATGGTAGGCCCGTGGCCGGTCACCGAGGTGTCCTTCCCGGTCTGGAGCCGGGCGCAGCACGCGTCGTTGTCGGCGAGGAGGACGAGGCGCGAGGGGAAGTGTGGTTCGGTGACCGGCGGTGTGTCCATGGCCCGCAGGGTGACGTGCCTGGGGGTGACGGCGATCAGGTCAGGATCTGCCCGAGGGTCTGCCCCGCGTTCACGAGCACCTCGGCCGGGAACGTGCCCTGCGCCTGCGCCGTGTCCAGCAG
The Deinococcus sp. JMULE3 genome window above contains:
- a CDS encoding tRNA-guanine transglycosylase, with translation MTLHGFIPVLTHRFPLDALLTPYVERYAPAALISAAELRAAPGAPLPALPLMIDSGGYQALDAHATVVDTGPFAALHVPGAAPLTPLDVYDLQRSARAAVCFTLDFPVPSTASSDERARRLHLGERNALWALSQIRPGTLYASVQPGQDLTRILAARPDGIALGGLAPHSADRDRLQHEIRTVRAQLPAGLPLHVFGLGHPDSIHVALTAGANTVDSSSPQRMAANGRAWTGEVIPDAAPHERLRLAVTNLLTALHADVPLALHPAWRPLTPGRSA